The Kineococcus rhizosphaerae genome segment CTCGTCGGCACCGTCGTCGCGGCGGCCGACGGGCGTCCCGTCCCCGAGGCGCTCGTGACGGTCCTGGACGGGACCGGGCAGGTCGTGGCCAGCACCACCACGCCCGCGGACGGCCGCTACCGCTTCGACGACCTGCCCGGCGGGGACTACACCGTGACCGCGGCCGGGTACTCCCCCGTGGCCCGCACCGCCGAGGTCGAGGACGACGTCGAGACCCGTGTGGACGTCGCGCTGGGTGCGGCGCTCCCCCAGGGAGCCGTCCGATGATGTCCGGCGTGGCGACGCACGAGGACACCCCGACCCCCCTCCTGGCCGGCCTGGAGGCGGAGTTCGCCGCTCTGTGGCAGTTGCGGAAGGTGCGGGCGCGGGAGTTCAGCCAGCTCCTGCACCCGCACCTGGACCCGACGGCGCTGCCGCTGCTCGGCGAGCTCGGCCAGAACGGGCCGCTGCGGCCCACCGACCTCGCCGACCGGCTGCACCTGGACCCCTCGACCGTGAGCCGGCAGCTCAACGCGACCGAGAAGCTGGACCTCGTCCGCCGCTTCCCCGACCCGACCGACGCCCGGGCCCGGCTCGTGGACCTGACCGAGCAGGCCCGGGACAAGTTCGAGGGGTACCGCGAGGAACTCCTCGGCCGGTGGCGGCGCTCGCTGGGGAACTGGGCCCCCGGCGAGGTGGAGACGCTGACCAGGCTCCTGCACCGGCTCCGGCAGGACTGGTGAGGACGTGCCCGCCGAGGGTGACGGACCGGGCACCGTCGTGGTCGGGGTCGACGGCTCGCCCGCCTCGCTGAACGCGCTCGCGTGGGCGGCGGGGCAGGCTCGCCGCCAGCGCAGCACGGTGCTGGCCGTCCACGCCCGCACCGTGCTCCCCGGCCTGGCGACCGTCACCGACCGCAGCGGGGTGGTGGCCCTGGCCGCCCGGGCCGATCTCGAGGAGATCGCCGCCGAACTCACCGGCCGGCTGCGGCTCATCGAGGGCGAGCTCGGCGTCGCGGTCTACCTCGTGGTGCGGGCCGGGGACCCCGCGGGTGTCCTGGCGGCGGTGGCCGAGGAGGTCCGGGCCGACGCGCTCGTCGTCGGAGCCTCCCGCAGCCTGGGCCACCGGGTCGCCGGTTCGGTGGCGACGCGGTTGTGCCGCAACGCCCGCTGTCCCGTCACCGTCGTGCCCTGAGGCCCGGCGGACCGTCCCGGAGTTCGCGGCGGCAGGCCGCCGACCCCTAGGCCGCGGCGGTCAGCCCGGCCCCCCGCGGCGGGTTCCCCGGCGGGTTCCGCGACAGCTTCCCCGGCGTCCAGCAGGAGACGGGCGAGAGAGCGCAGCGCGGGGTCGTCGGCGGTGAGCCGGTGGCGGTCGGCGACGGCAGCGAACACCTCCCCGAGGCCGGCCAGCAGGGCGTGGGGGTCGAGGGGCGGACCCCCGCCGTCCTCGGCGAGGTCCGGCACGAGGTCCGCGAGGGCTCCCAGGTACCTGGCCACCAGGTGGTGGGCCAGTTCACCGCCGTCGTCACAGGGCAGGTCGAGGTGGTGACGCGCCGAGCGGCGGTGCTCGTCGAGCGCCGGGCGTGCGGTGGGCGGCGTGGTCGTGGGCGTTCTCGTGGGCATGGCGGGACTCGTCTCGTGCGCAGGGGCGGGGTACGCGGCGGCGCGTGGTCGCCCCCCTGAGTCCGCCCTCGCGACGGTCGTCGTCACGAGGTCGGGGCGCCACCGTCGTGCGGTCGGCGCCTGCGGTGCGGGAGGTCAACCACGCGGGGTTACTCGTCCCCGGCCCGGGGCGACGCGGCGCAGGACGCGGTGCGTGTCGACGCCCATCCCTGCACCTCCCCTGCGCTCCGATCGGTGCCCCGCAGTGAACAGCAGGTCTCCTCGTCCGCGCAACCCCCGGCAGCGACCCCCGCGGTGCCGGATCGTTCTGCGCCTTCGCCGTACGAACAGGGTGAAGAACCTCCGATCTTCACGTCTCAGCAAGTCCCGGGGAACATTCGCCCGCGACAGCCGACCGCTGGGGCCGGAGGTCACTAGCGTCGCTGACCGTGACCGAACTCCTGGCGGCACCGACCTCACCGCTGACCTCCTCCCCCACCCGCCCCGCGCCCCGCACCGCGGGCCACGTCATCGTCGAAGCCCTTGCGGCGCACGGTGTCGAACGCGCCTACGTCGTCCCGGGCGAGAGCTACCTCGACGTCCTCGACGGGCTGCACGACTCCGGCATCGAGACGGTCGTGACGCGCCACGAGGGCGGCGCGGCCTACATGGCCGAGGCCGACGGGAAGATGCACCGGCGGCCGGGCATCGCCATGGTGACGCGCGGACCGGGCGCGGCCAACGCCCACGTGGGTCTGCACACCGCGTGGCAGGACTCGACCCCGATGGTGCTGTTCGTCGGGCTCATCCCCTTCGACCACCGGGACCGGGAGGCGTTCCAGGAGTTCGACGTCAAGGCGTGGTTCGACACCGGGGCCAAGCGCGTCATGGTGCTCGACAACGCCGAACGCGCGTCCGAGATCGTCGCCGAGGCCATGTTCGCCGCCAGCAGCGGCCGTCCCGGGCCCGTCGTCGTCGGACTGCCCGAGGACGTCCTGCGGCACGAGGTGCACACGCCCACGCACCCGCCGATCCCGGTCGCCACCGGCGGGATGACCGCCCGCGACGTCGACGCGCTGACGCAGGCCCTGGCCGGTGCCGCCAAACCCCTGTTCGTGACGGGCGGCAACGACTGGACCCCCGCCGCGGCGCAGCAGCTCACCGCCTGGCTGGAGAGGCACCGCATCCCCGCGGCGGCCGAGTGGCGCACCGAGGGGACGGTACCGTTCGACTCCCCCAGCTACGTCGGCCCGATCGGCTACGGCCGGCCCAAACCCACCTACGACCTGCTCGAGGAGACCGACCTGCTGGTCTTCGTCGGGACCGTCCCGGGTGACACCCTCACCGACGGGTTCGTCGTGCGCCAGGACTGGTCGCGCAAGAACTTCCTCGTGACGATGGACCCGTCGCTGCGCGGGCGCAGCGGCGCCGTCTCGTACCAGATCGTCGCCAAACCCGACGTGTTCGTGCGCGACCTCGCCGGCATCGACCTGCCGGTCCGGCCCGAGTGGGTCGCCTGGACCGAGCGCATGCGCGCCGAGCAGGTGCAGTTCGCGGCCCTGCCCCCGGCCACCCCGACGCCCGGGCCCGCACGCATGGACACGTTCATGGCCAACCTCGTCCCCGGCCTGCCGCGTGACGCGATCGTCACGTTCGGCGCCGGTGAGCACACGAACTGGGCGCACCGGTACTTCCCGACCCACGGGTTCGCCTCGATGCTCAGCGCCCGCAACGGCTCGATGGGGTACTCGATCCCCTCGGCCGTCGCCGCCTCCCTGTCCTACCCGGGCCGCCGCGTCGTCACCGTCGCCGGCGACGGGGAGTTCCTCATGAACGGTCAGGAACTGGCCACCGCCGCGCAGTACGGGGCGACCCCGCTCGTCGTCGTCGTCGACAACGCCGAGTACGGCACGATCCGCACCCACCAGGAACGCCACTACCCCGGCCGCGTCAGCGGGACCCAGCTGAAGAACCCCGACTTCGCCCTCATGGCGCGGGCCTTCGGCGGTTTCGGCGTCCGCGCCGAACGCGACGAGGACGTCCCCGCCGCGCTCGAGGCCGCCCTGCGGGCGATCGACTCCGACCGCATCTTCGCCCTCGTCCACCTCGTCGTCGAGCAGCGCACCCGCGCGTACTGAACCGCCCCCACCAGCGCAGGAGAACACCTCACGTGAGCACCACCTCCGCCCTGACCCCCGCACCGTCCCCGGCCCAGCACGTGGTCCAGACCGTCCCCGACGGCCTCTTCATCGGCGGCCGCTGGCGCCAGGCCCGCCGCGAGCAGCGCATCGAGGTGGAGAACCCCGCGACCGGTGAGGTCCTCACCACCGTCGCCGACGCCGACGTCACCGACGGCCGCGACGCCCTCGACGCCGCCGTCGCCGCCCAGGCCTCCTGGGCCCGGACCCCCACCCGCGTCCGCGCCGAGGTCCTGCGCCGCGCGTTCGACCTGCTGACCGCCCGCGCCGACGAGTTCGCCCTGCTCATGACCCTGGAGATGGGCAAACCGCTGGCCGAGGCCCGCGGCGAGGTCGCGTACGGCGCGGAGTTCCTGCGCTGGTTCTCCGAGGAGGCTCCCCGCATCCACGGCCGCTACGCGCCGAACCCGGTGGGCGGCAGCCGCCTGCTGACGACGAAGGCCCCCGTCGGCCCGACGTTGATGATCACGCCGTGGAACTTCCCGCTGGCCATGGCGACCCGCAAGGTCGCCCCCGCCGTCGCCGCCGGCTGCACCATGGTCGTCAAACCCGCCACGGCCACCCCGCTGACGATGCTGACGTTCGCCGAGCTCATGGCCGAGGCGGGCCTGCCCGACGGCGTCCTGAACGTCCTCACCACCTCCACCACCGGCCAGGTCACCGCGCCGCTGCTGGCCGACCCGCGCCTGCGCAAGCTCACCTTCACCGGCTCCACCGAGGTCGGCAAGCGCCTCATCGCCGCCTCGGCCGAGCAGGTCCTGCGCGTCTCGATGGAACTCGGAGGCAACGCCCCGTTCCTCGTCTTCGACGACGCCGACCTGGACAAGGCCGTCGACGGCGCCGTCGCCGCCAAGATGCGCAACACCGGCGAGGCGTGCACCGCCGCGAACCGGTTCTACGTCCAGCGCGGTGTCGCCGCCGAGTTCACCGAGCGGTTCGCCGAACGGCTCGGGAACCTCGTCGTCGGTGACGGCGTGGACCCGGGCACCCAGGTCGGCCCGCTCATCGACGCCGCCGCCCGCGCCGACGTCGCCGCCCGCGTCGACGAGGCCGTCCGGGCCGGCGCCACGGTGCTCACCGGCGGCTCAGCGGTGGGCGAGCACGGCTACTTCTACGCCCCGACCCTCGTCACCGACCTGTCCGCCGACTCTCGGTTGCTCACCGAGGAGACCTTCGGGCCCGTCGCCCCCGTCGTCACGTTCGACACCGAGGACGAGGCCCTGACGCTGGCGAACTCCACCGAGCACGGCCTCATCGCCTACGCCTTCACGCAGGACCTCGACCGGGGTCTGCGCGTGGCCGAGAACCTCCAGACCGGCATGGTCGGGCTCAACGCGGGTGTCGTCTCCAACGCCGCCGCACCCTTCGGCGGCACCAAGGCCAGCGGCTACGGCCGCGAGGGCGGGTTCGAGGGCATCGAGGAGTACCTGGAGACCAAGTACGTCGGCATCGGCTGACCCCCGGCGGCACCGGGCGGGCCCGGGTTCCTCAGCGGGTGGGTGCGGCGTCGGCGAGGCGCCCGGCCCCGCGCCCGACGATCTCGTCGGCCGCCTGGGCGACGACCTGGCGGGCGCGGTCCAGGCCCGCCCCGCCGAACCCGCCGGGTCCGGTCAGCCCACCGGCGGGGTTCCCCGGCAGGAGGGGCAGCACGAGGGCCAGCACGAGCACCGCGAGGCCGCCGCGCAGCACGGCCCCGGCGGCGCGGTCGACCACGCGCAGGTGCACCGCGCCCAGGGCCCGGGACAGCGCCGACCCGAGGGCGCCGCCCAGACCGGCGCCGACGACGGCGAGCACGACGACCGTCCCGGCGGTCAGGGCCAGCGCGTCCCAGCCCGTCTGCGGCCACCGGTCCTCGACGCGGCCGGCGACGGTGAGACCGGTCACCGCCCCGGCGGCGAGGCCGAGCAGGGCCAGGACGGGGCGCGAGGCCCCGCGGCGCCAGCCGGAGCGGGCGGCCAGGACGACGACGAGGACGGCCAGCGCCAGGACGAGGAGACCGGCGGGGCGCAGGCCGCCGGGCAGGTGCGGGGTGAGGGAGGAGATGTCCACGGCGTGACCGTAGGCACGTCCAGGACCCGGGGAGAAGGCGCAGGGCGCGAACTTCAGGGACGGTTCAGGTTCTCCCGCAGCAGGCACCGGATCCCCACGTCACGACCACGGAACCACCCCTCTCCCGAACCTCAGGACGTCGACATGACGTCCGCGAGGGTCGGGAGCCACTGCCGGGTGCGGTCCGCCAGCGTGGGGACGCACTCGACGAGGGCACGGGTGTAGGGGTGCTCGGCGTGCTCGGCCAGCCGGGCCGAGTCGCCGAACTCCACGATCTCGCCGTCGTACATGACACCCACGACGTCGGTGTGCTCGAGGCAGAGCAGGATGTCGTGGCTGATGACGAGCAGGGCGACACCTTCGGACCGGGTGAGTTCGGTGAGCAGTTCCATGGCGCCGCGGGCCAGCGACGCGTCGAGCGCGCTGGTCGGCTCGTCGGCCACCAGCAGCCGCGGGCCACCGGCCAGGGCGATGGCGATCATGACCCGCTGGCGCATGCCCCCGGACAGCTCGTCCGGACGGGACCGCAGCACGCGCGTCACGTCACGCAGCCCGACCCTCTCGAGCCAGTGGCCGGCCGCGTCCCGGGCGGCGCGCCCGGTGGTGCCGGCCCCCGCGAGGACCGCTGCGAGCTGCTTGCCGACGGGCCGCACGGGGTCGAGCGCGTTCATGGCGTCCTGGAACACCACGGCGATGCCGGGGGTGCGCAGCGGGATCGCACCGCGGCCGCGGGAGACGACGGGACGGCCCTCGAACGTGAGCTGGTCCGCGCTGATCCGCACGTCCGTCGTGCCCGTGGAGGTGAGCAGTCCGGTCACGGCCAGCGCGAGCGTCGTCTTGCCGGAACCCGACTGACCGACCAGGGCCATCCGCTGACCGGCTTGCAGGTCGAACGACGCGCCGGCGACGGCCAGGTGGTCCGCGCCGTCGCCGCTGCGATAGCGCACGTCCAGACCACGCACGCGCAGCAGCGGGTGCGCGGAACTCTGCTGGGGGACGACGGGGCTCACGGGACCACCTCTTCTTGACGGGCTGTCTGCGGATGGCGCGCGGAGCCGGGTCCACGCCCCGGTGCTCGGTGCCTATTGTGTGCTGCGGGAGGGGTTTGCGGAAGAGTTCGAAGGAGCGGTGACCGGTGCCCACAGAAAATCCCCAGGACGCTCGCCGGCTGGAGTTCGAGCGTGCCCGGCGGGCTCGTGCCGAGGAGGTGCAGACGTCGCCGACGCGCGTCTACGAACTGATCCGGTCGATGATCCGCGACGGGACCGTGCCCCAGGACGGGGCGCTGGGCGAGGCCGACCTCGTCCGGCACCTCGGCGCGAGCCGCAACGCCGTGCGCCGGGCCCTGCAGATGCTCGCCGACGACGGGGTCGTGGTCCGTCAGCGCCGGGCCGGGACCAGCGTCCTGCACGACATCGTCGCGGTCCGGGACGGCGAGGTCGGTCCGCGCGCCTACGAGGGGGCGGCCGACGAGGGACGGTTGCGCGTCAGCACCCTGGAGTGCCGTCGCATCCCCGTCCCCCCGCCCGTCCGGCGGGGGCTGGGCACGGACGCGACGTCCGTCCTGCTGCTCGAGCAGGTCGGGTTCGTCGGCGGGTCGCCGCTCTACCTGCGGGTGGGCTACAACGTGACCGACCTGAGCGTGGAGGAGTTCCTCCGGCGCATCGAGGCGAACCACGTGCGCTACCCGCCGATCGCGGAGGTCTTCGAGAGCCTCTTCGACGTCCCCTACGGCAGCAGCAGTTCCGTGGTGGAGGCGGTGTCCTGCGAGGAGCGCGCCGCGGGCCTGCTCGGGATCCCCGAGGGTTCCCCGGTCCTGCTGCGCGAGCTCATGACCCGGCAGACCGACGGCACCCCGCGGGAACTGAGCTTCACCCACTTCCGGGGCGACCGCGTCGCGATCTTCGGCGGGGACCACAGCGGCCCGAGCGTCGCCGGCACCGCCGGTTTCACCGACCTGGACCTGCCGCTGACGTAGCACCTCAGGCCGACAGCAGGTTTTCGCGGAACGTGCGGTGCGGGTACTCCGTGCGCAGCAGACCGCGCCGGCGCAGGGCCGGCGCCAGGCCGTCGCCGATCTCGGTGAGGTTCTTGCGCGTGACGGGCGCGGCGATGAGGAACCCGTCGCCGCCGACCTCCTCCATGATCTCCCCCATCCGCTCCGCGACGGTGTCCGGGGTCCCGCACAGCTCCACCGACTCGGTGGTCCGGTGGTTGGTCACGATCTCCCGCAGCGTCTTGCCGCTGCGGACCATGTCCGCCACGGTCCCCTGGTGGCCGTTGTTGCCCGACAGGTCCGGCAGCGGCGCGTCGACGTCGAACTGCGAGAAGTCGGTGCTGGTGAAGTAGGACATGGCCGCGAGCACCCCGTCGACGTTCGCGCGCTGGGTCTCGCGCAACCGGTCCCGCTTGGCGAGGGCCTCGTCGTCGGTGTCACCGAGGATCGGGTTCACCAGGAACAGCACCTTGGCGTCGTCGGCGCCGCGGCCGTTGTCCACCAGGCGCTTGGTGATGTCGAGCTTGTAGTCGCGCATGGCCTCGATCCCGGTCTGGGCCGCGATGATGGTGTCCGCGTGCCGGGCACCGAACGCGCGTCCGGCGGGCGAGGCCCCGGCCTGGCAGAGCACAGGCCCACCCTGAGGACCCATCGGCAGGTTCAGCGGCCCGCGGGAGCGGTAGTGCTCGCCCACGTGGTCGACTGTGTGGATCTTCGTGTGGTCGGCGAACACGCCGGACTCGGGGTCGAGGACGAGCGCGTCGGGTTCCCACGACGCCCAGAGCTTGCGGCACACCTCGACCCACTCGTCGGCCATCTCGTAGCGCAGGTCGTGCTGGATGTGCTTGTCCATCCCGTAGTTCTGCGCCGCGCCGTCGGCGGAGGCCGTCACCAGGTTCATCCCGACCCGCCCGCCCGTGACGTGGTCCAGGGTCTGGAAGAGCCGGGCGGCCAGGAAGGGCGGGTAGAAGCTCGTCGCGACGGTGGCGACGATCCCGATGTGCCGGGTCGCCGCGGCCATGAGCGGGACGAGCGGCAACGGGTCGAACCGTACCTGCACCCCCCGCTTCACCGAGCTCTCGAAGGTCCCCCGGAAGACGTCGGGCAGGACCGAGGAGTCCTCGAGCATGATGTAGTCGAAACCGGCCCGCTCCAGGGTCGTCGCCATGTCGACGAACAACCCGGGCTTGCCGAGGTCCTGGGGCTGGTTGCCGGACCACGGCTGGTTCCAGCCGTAGACGCCGAAACCGGTCGTCGCGAACCATCCGAGGTGCATCAGTTCTCCTCCAGGAGTTCTCGCAGAGTGGGGCCGGGAGCCCGGACGGGCGCGAGGAGCCCGTCGCGGACGAGGTCGGGGACCAGGCCGGCGGTGATGGCGGTGAGCGTGCGGTCCAGGGCCGGACCCGCGACGAGGGGCACGTCGAGCAGGAACCCGTCCGCGCCGCGGTCGCGGACGGCTGCGACGACGTCGGCGGCGGGGGTGTCCGCCGGCAGCCGGACCAGGACGGCGCAGGCCGAGACGTCGCGGCCGGCCGCCACGAGTCCGGCGCGCAACCGGGCGACCGCGTCGGCGTGCTCGTCGCGCGAGCCGGCCGGCCCACCGGGCCCGGTGTCGCGTCCGGTGTCGAGGACGAGGACGTCGGCCCGCCGGGCCGCGACGTCGACGACCGCCGGTGCGCTGCCGTCGAGGACGACGACGGGCCGCGCGCGGGGGGGCACGGTGTTCAGCGGCCCCCGCACCGCGTAGTGCGTCCCGGTGTGCTCGATCGGGTGGACCTTGCGGTGGTCGGCGTAGGCGCCGCTCACCCGGTCCTGGACGACGGCGTCGGGTTCCCACGAGGCGCACAACCGGGCGACGACGTCGAGGTGCTCGTCGGCGCGCCCGGGGTGCTCGGTGACGTCGATGCACCACCACCCCGACCGGCCGTGGGTCAGGTGGTCCAGGGTCACCAGCTCCCGGGCCAGCAGGTAGGGCGGGACCTCGGCGCTGCGCACCCCGGCCAGGACCGCCGGGGCCGCGGGGACGGCGGAGGCGAACCCGGCGAGGGCCGTCCCCTCCAGCTGCGGGCCGTCCCCCGCCGGGTCGACGAGGACGAGGCCGGCCCCCGCCCGGCCGAGGCGGCGCAGCAGTTCCACGGGCACGTCGCCGTCTGCGGCCCAGCGGGGGAAGGTCGTCACGGCGCCCCAGCGCCAGCGGGTCATGCGGGTCACGGCGCGACCTCCAGGACGTCGGCGTCGCTGCGCCGCCGGCTCAGCCGTTCGCGCAGGCCCCGGACGGGGCCCGGATCCCCGGCCAGCCCGCGACGGCGCAGTTCGGGCATCAGCCCGTCGCAGACCTCGCGCACGTAGCGGCGGGTCAGGACCCCGCCGCCGCCGCCGAACAGCAGGAACCCGTCGCCGCCGACCTCGTCGAGGACCTCGCCCATCCGGTCGGCCACGGTGGCAGCCGTCCCGACGAGGCGCACCGACTCGGTGCGCTGCGTGCTGAGCACCTCCCGCAGGGTCCGTCCGGCGGCCATGGCCCGCAGGTTGTCCAGGATGCTGCGGCTGCCTTCGGTGCTCGTGGACTCCGGCAGGGGGGCGTCGAGGTCGAAGGCGGAGTAGTCGATGTCCCCGGACAGCTGCACGATCCGCCGCCACAGCGCGGCGTCGGTCGGGGCGTAGAACCGCTCGGCGTACTGCTGCGCGAGGTCGTCGGTCTCGGCCAGGAGCGGGGTCACCATGAACAGCACCTGCACGTCGTCGGCGGAGCGTCCCGCGGCGACGGCCGCGGCCCGCACCCGCTCGCGGTAGGCGCGCATCGCCGCCACCCCGTGCGGGGCGGCGACGACGACGTCGGCGAAGCGGCCGGCGAGCGCGGTGCCCGCCGGCGAGGCCCCGGCCTGGCAGATCACCGGGCGGTCCCCGACCGGCGGGGTCGACGAACCCCACAGGGCGTGGACCGTCTCGAGGTACTCCTGCGCCCGGGCGTAGCGCTCCGCGTGCGGCGGCAGGACGTCCATGCCGAAGTTCTGCGCGGCCCGGTCCCCCGTCGACGTCACGACGTTCCAGCCGGCCCGGCCACCGGAGAGGTGGTCCAGCGTGGCGTACTTCCGGGCGAGCAGCTCCGGAGGGTAGAAGGTGCTCGACGCCGTGGCGATGAGCCCGATCGTCGAGGTCTCGGCCGCGAGCCGGGCGACCAGCGGCAGCGGGTCGGACTTCGGGGCGCGCGAGTTCGTCCGCAGCTCCGCCTCGAACGTGCCGCCGACGATGTCAGCGAGGTAGCTGATGTCCTCG includes the following:
- a CDS encoding MarR family winged helix-turn-helix transcriptional regulator — translated: MATHEDTPTPLLAGLEAEFAALWQLRKVRAREFSQLLHPHLDPTALPLLGELGQNGPLRPTDLADRLHLDPSTVSRQLNATEKLDLVRRFPDPTDARARLVDLTEQARDKFEGYREELLGRWRRSLGNWAPGEVETLTRLLHRLRQDW
- a CDS encoding universal stress protein is translated as MPAEGDGPGTVVVGVDGSPASLNALAWAAGQARRQRSTVLAVHARTVLPGLATVTDRSGVVALAARADLEEIAAELTGRLRLIEGELGVAVYLVVRAGDPAGVLAAVAEEVRADALVVGASRSLGHRVAGSVATRLCRNARCPVTVVP
- a CDS encoding thiamine pyrophosphate-dependent enzyme, which encodes MAAPTSPLTSSPTRPAPRTAGHVIVEALAAHGVERAYVVPGESYLDVLDGLHDSGIETVVTRHEGGAAYMAEADGKMHRRPGIAMVTRGPGAANAHVGLHTAWQDSTPMVLFVGLIPFDHRDREAFQEFDVKAWFDTGAKRVMVLDNAERASEIVAEAMFAASSGRPGPVVVGLPEDVLRHEVHTPTHPPIPVATGGMTARDVDALTQALAGAAKPLFVTGGNDWTPAAAQQLTAWLERHRIPAAAEWRTEGTVPFDSPSYVGPIGYGRPKPTYDLLEETDLLVFVGTVPGDTLTDGFVVRQDWSRKNFLVTMDPSLRGRSGAVSYQIVAKPDVFVRDLAGIDLPVRPEWVAWTERMRAEQVQFAALPPATPTPGPARMDTFMANLVPGLPRDAIVTFGAGEHTNWAHRYFPTHGFASMLSARNGSMGYSIPSAVAASLSYPGRRVVTVAGDGEFLMNGQELATAAQYGATPLVVVVDNAEYGTIRTHQERHYPGRVSGTQLKNPDFALMARAFGGFGVRAERDEDVPAALEAALRAIDSDRIFALVHLVVEQRTRAY
- a CDS encoding NAD-dependent succinate-semialdehyde dehydrogenase; its protein translation is MTPAPSPAQHVVQTVPDGLFIGGRWRQARREQRIEVENPATGEVLTTVADADVTDGRDALDAAVAAQASWARTPTRVRAEVLRRAFDLLTARADEFALLMTLEMGKPLAEARGEVAYGAEFLRWFSEEAPRIHGRYAPNPVGGSRLLTTKAPVGPTLMITPWNFPLAMATRKVAPAVAAGCTMVVKPATATPLTMLTFAELMAEAGLPDGVLNVLTTSTTGQVTAPLLADPRLRKLTFTGSTEVGKRLIAASAEQVLRVSMELGGNAPFLVFDDADLDKAVDGAVAAKMRNTGEACTAANRFYVQRGVAAEFTERFAERLGNLVVGDGVDPGTQVGPLIDAAARADVAARVDEAVRAGATVLTGGSAVGEHGYFYAPTLVTDLSADSRLLTEETFGPVAPVVTFDTEDEALTLANSTEHGLIAYAFTQDLDRGLRVAENLQTGMVGLNAGVVSNAAAPFGGTKASGYGREGGFEGIEEYLETKYVGIG
- a CDS encoding CvpA family protein → MDISSLTPHLPGGLRPAGLLVLALAVLVVVLAARSGWRRGASRPVLALLGLAAGAVTGLTVAGRVEDRWPQTGWDALALTAGTVVVLAVVGAGLGGALGSALSRALGAVHLRVVDRAAGAVLRGGLAVLVLALVLPLLPGNPAGGLTGPGGFGGAGLDRARQVVAQAADEIVGRGAGRLADAAPTR
- a CDS encoding ABC transporter ATP-binding protein, translated to MSPVVPQQSSAHPLLRVRGLDVRYRSGDGADHLAVAGASFDLQAGQRMALVGQSGSGKTTLALAVTGLLTSTGTTDVRISADQLTFEGRPVVSRGRGAIPLRTPGIAVVFQDAMNALDPVRPVGKQLAAVLAGAGTTGRAARDAAGHWLERVGLRDVTRVLRSRPDELSGGMRQRVMIAIALAGGPRLLVADEPTSALDASLARGAMELLTELTRSEGVALLVISHDILLCLEHTDVVGVMYDGEIVEFGDSARLAEHAEHPYTRALVECVPTLADRTRQWLPTLADVMSTS
- a CDS encoding GntR family transcriptional regulator; translation: MPTENPQDARRLEFERARRARAEEVQTSPTRVYELIRSMIRDGTVPQDGALGEADLVRHLGASRNAVRRALQMLADDGVVVRQRRAGTSVLHDIVAVRDGEVGPRAYEGAADEGRLRVSTLECRRIPVPPPVRRGLGTDATSVLLLEQVGFVGGSPLYLRVGYNVTDLSVEEFLRRIEANHVRYPPIAEVFESLFDVPYGSSSSVVEAVSCEERAAGLLGIPEGSPVLLRELMTRQTDGTPRELSFTHFRGDRVAIFGGDHSGPSVAGTAGFTDLDLPLT
- a CDS encoding NtaA/DmoA family FMN-dependent monooxygenase (This protein belongs to a clade of FMN-dependent monooxygenases, within a broader family of flavin-dependent oxidoreductases, the luciferase-like monooxygenase (LMM) family, some of whose members use coenzyme F420 rather than FMN.), producing the protein MHLGWFATTGFGVYGWNQPWSGNQPQDLGKPGLFVDMATTLERAGFDYIMLEDSSVLPDVFRGTFESSVKRGVQVRFDPLPLVPLMAAATRHIGIVATVATSFYPPFLAARLFQTLDHVTGGRVGMNLVTASADGAAQNYGMDKHIQHDLRYEMADEWVEVCRKLWASWEPDALVLDPESGVFADHTKIHTVDHVGEHYRSRGPLNLPMGPQGGPVLCQAGASPAGRAFGARHADTIIAAQTGIEAMRDYKLDITKRLVDNGRGADDAKVLFLVNPILGDTDDEALAKRDRLRETQRANVDGVLAAMSYFTSTDFSQFDVDAPLPDLSGNNGHQGTVADMVRSGKTLREIVTNHRTTESVELCGTPDTVAERMGEIMEEVGGDGFLIAAPVTRKNLTEIGDGLAPALRRRGLLRTEYPHRTFRENLLSA
- a CDS encoding LLM class flavin-dependent oxidoreductase — protein: MTRMTRWRWGAVTTFPRWAADGDVPVELLRRLGRAGAGLVLVDPAGDGPQLEGTALAGFASAVPAAPAVLAGVRSAEVPPYLLARELVTLDHLTHGRSGWWCIDVTEHPGRADEHLDVVARLCASWEPDAVVQDRVSGAYADHRKVHPIEHTGTHYAVRGPLNTVPPRARPVVVLDGSAPAVVDVAARRADVLVLDTGRDTGPGGPAGSRDEHADAVARLRAGLVAAGRDVSACAVLVRLPADTPAADVVAAVRDRGADGFLLDVPLVAGPALDRTLTAITAGLVPDLVRDGLLAPVRAPGPTLRELLEEN
- a CDS encoding LLM class flavin-dependent oxidoreductase — protein: MPRPFTVGWFTSYLVPDWTGPWAGDAGREWIDGTFAIETVRELERAGVDLVMLEDISYLADIVGGTFEAELRTNSRAPKSDPLPLVARLAAETSTIGLIATASSTFYPPELLARKYATLDHLSGGRAGWNVVTSTGDRAAQNFGMDVLPPHAERYARAQEYLETVHALWGSSTPPVGDRPVICQAGASPAGTALAGRFADVVVAAPHGVAAMRAYRERVRAAAVAAGRSADDVQVLFMVTPLLAETDDLAQQYAERFYAPTDAALWRRIVQLSGDIDYSAFDLDAPLPESTSTEGSRSILDNLRAMAAGRTLREVLSTQRTESVRLVGTAATVADRMGEVLDEVGGDGFLLFGGGGGVLTRRYVREVCDGLMPELRRRGLAGDPGPVRGLRERLSRRRSDADVLEVAP